Genomic DNA from Mycobacterium stomatepiae:
GCCGAGGCCGAACAGATTGGCCGGCTCACCGACGACACCGTCAAGCTGATGAAGGGCGCCGGTCTGATCCGGCTGCTGCAGACCAAGCAATATCAGGGCTTCGAGGTCCACCCCCGCGAGTTCGCCGAGACGACGATGGCCACCGCGGCACTGGATCCGGCCGCCGGCTGGATCGTCGGCGTGGTGGGTGTGCACCCCTATCAGCTGGCGTACGCGGATCCCAAGGTCGCGGCCGAGATCTGGGCCAACGACGTCGACACCTGGATGGCATCGCCGTACGCGCCGCAGGGGGTGGCCAAACCCGTCGACGGCGGCTTCATCTTCAACGGCCGCTGGCAGTTCAGCTCGGGCACCGACCATTGCGACTGGATCATCCTGGGCGCGATGCGCGGCGACGAAAAAGGCGTTCCCCTGATGCCGCCGCAGATGCTGCACATGATCCTGCCGCGTGAGGACTACGAGATCGTCGAGGACTCGTGGAATGTGGTGGGGCTGCGCGGAACCGGCTCCAAGGACGTGATCGTGAAGGACGCGTTCGTGCCGAGCTACCGGACGATGGACGCCACCAAGGTGATGGACGGCACCGCCCAGCGCGAGGCCGGCATGACCGAGCCGCTGTATCTGATGCCGTGGTCGACGATGTTCCCGCTGGGCATCTCCGCGGCCACGATCGGCATCGCCGAGGGCGCGCTCGCCGCACACCTGGACTATCAACGCGAGCGCGTCGGCGCCACCGGGACCGCGATCAAGGACGACCCATACGTCATGCACGCGATCGGCGAGGCCGCCGCCGACATCAACGCTGCCCGCCAGGAACTGCTGGCCAACGCCGACCGGATCTACGACATGGTCGCGGCGGGCAAGGAGGTGTCGTTCGCCGACCGCGCGGCCGGACGCCGGACACAGGTG
This window encodes:
- a CDS encoding acyl-CoA dehydrogenase family protein, yielding MSDRVLDRVVAMADQLRDQAAEAEQIGRLTDDTVKLMKGAGLIRLLQTKQYQGFEVHPREFAETTMATAALDPAAGWIVGVVGVHPYQLAYADPKVAAEIWANDVDTWMASPYAPQGVAKPVDGGFIFNGRWQFSSGTDHCDWIILGAMRGDEKGVPLMPPQMLHMILPREDYEIVEDSWNVVGLRGTGSKDVIVKDAFVPSYRTMDATKVMDGTAQREAGMTEPLYLMPWSTMFPLGISAATIGIAEGALAAHLDYQRERVGATGTAIKDDPYVMHAIGEAAADINAARQELLANADRIYDMVAAGKEVSFADRAAGRRTQVRAVWRAVAAVDEIFARSGGNAARMDKPLQRYWRDVHVGQMHAIHVPGTTYHAAALSSLGVEPPEGPLRALI